TATGCAGACGGCGTGCGCCGATATTTTCGGTGCTTTCGTTGACCTGCCAGGCGGCTTCGGCAATACGGCGGATACCATCGGCGGTGAACGAAATATTTACGCCTTCTGTCGCCATCAGCGCTTTGTACTGCTCGGTCAGCGAGGCGCTCGGTTCGGTCAGGATGCGCTCGAAATCTTCCGTGGTCAGCGCCTGCAACTCTACGCGAATCGGCAGACGCCCCTGCAATTCTGGAATCAGATCGGACGGGCTGGCAACCTGGAACGCACCGGACGCGATAAACAGGATGTGGTCAGTTTTGACCATGCCGTGTTTGGTGGACACGGTGCAACCTTCAACCAGCGGCAGCAGGTCGCGCTGAACGCCTTCACGGGACACATCCGGGCCGGAGCTTTCGCCACGCTTACAGATTTTGTCGATCTCATCGATGAACACGATACCGTGTTGCTCAACGGCTTCAATCGCCTGCTGTTTCAGCTCTTCCGGGTTCACCAGCTTGGCGGCTTCTTCTTCTATCAGCAGCTTGAAGGCATCTTTAATTTTGACCTTACGGGCTTTCTGCTTCTGTCCTGCCAGATTCTGGAACATGGACTGGAGCTGGTTGGTCATTTCTTCCATGCCTGGAGGAGCCATGATCTCTACGCCAACGGGGGCGGCTGCCAGATCGATCTCGATCTCTTTGTCGTCCAACTGGCCTTCACGCAGTTTCTTGCGGAATGCCTGACGTGCAGCGGAAGGTTCCTGCGTGCTTTCTGATTGTCCCCAGTTGTTTTTCGCCGGAGGAATCAGTACATCCAGAATGCGGTCTTCCGCCATCTCTTCCGCACGGAAGCGGTTTTTTTCGATGGACTGAAGGCGCACCATTTTGATCGCGGAATCCGTCAGATCGCGGATGATGGAGTCAACTTCTTTACCTACGTAGCCCACTTCGGTGAATTTAGTGGCTTCCACTTTGATGAACGGCGCATTGGCGAGCTTCGCCAGACGGCGAGCGATTTCGGTTTTACCGACGCCGGTCGGACCGATCATGAGAATATTTTTAGGCGTCACTTCATGACGAAGTGCTTCGTCCAACTGCATGCGGCGCCAGCGGTTACGCAGCGCGATGGAAACAGCGCGTTTCGCTTTATGCTGGCCGATGATATAGCTGTCGAGTTCGCTGACTATCTCGCGCGGGGTCATTTCAGACATAGTTGATCCTTACGCCTTGGAGGCTAATTCTTCTATCGTGTGGAACTGGTTGGTGTAGATACAGATGTCGCCAGCAATCCCCAGAGATTTCTCGACGATATCACGCGCACCCAGCTCGGTGTTTTCCAGTAAAGCACGCGCGGCAGCCTGTGCATAAGGACCGCCGGAACCAATCGCGATCAGATCGTTTTCAGGCTGCACGACATCACCATTACCGGTAATGATCAGCGAGGCATTTTCGTCCGCAACGGCTAACAGGGCTTCCAGCTTGCGTAGCATACGGTCAGTACGCCAGTCTTTCGCCAGCTCGACGGCAGCTTTCACCAGATGACCCTGATGTAATTCCAGCTTGCGCTCAAAAAGCTCAAAAAGGGTGAAGGCATCCGCCGTGGCCGCCTGCGAAACCGGCGATGACGCGGTCATGGTAGAGACGACGCACTTTACGCACGTTGCCTTTCATCACGGTGTTGCCCAGAGTGGCT
The nucleotide sequence above comes from Pectobacterium brasiliense. Encoded proteins:
- the hslU gene encoding HslU--HslV peptidase ATPase subunit, which codes for MSEMTPREIVSELDSYIIGQHKAKRAVSIALRNRWRRMQLDEALRHEVTPKNILMIGPTGVGKTEIARRLAKLANAPFIKVEATKFTEVGYVGKEVDSIIRDLTDSAIKMVRLQSIEKNRFRAEEMAEDRILDVLIPPAKNNWGQSESTQEPSAARQAFRKKLREGQLDDKEIEIDLAAAPVGVEIMAPPGMEEMTNQLQSMFQNLAGQKQKARKVKIKDAFKLLIEEEAAKLVNPEELKQQAIEAVEQHGIVFIDEIDKICKRGESSGPDVSREGVQRDLLPLVEGCTVSTKHGMVKTDHILFIASGAFQVASPSDLIPELQGRLPIRVELQALTTEDFERILTEPSASLTEQYKALMATEGVNISFTADGIRRIAEAAWQVNESTENIGARRLHTVMERLIEDVSYDASEMNGQSVTIDADYVRNHLDELVADEDLSRFIL